One genomic segment of Pandoraea thiooxydans includes these proteins:
- a CDS encoding LysR family transcriptional regulator, with the protein MELRHLKYFLAVAEERQFTRAAARLFIEQPPLSQQIRALENELGFALFSRLPRGVEPTPAGESFADDVRQALSLLDLAVRKAARIARGELGAVAVGMTSSAAFHPLPLTLVREFRERYHDVAIDLVELNAAEIIERMSRGAIQVAILRKPIDTPDGLAFEPLFDEEMVVVLPDGHRLAQPKRGRAGIRLKDLAGEDFVLVRRPGAPGIYADFLAACRASGFEPRVVQEVPRMAAGINLVAAGLGITVVPASMQRYGQHSVVFRRLAHSTRVSAPLHLAYRAAEPNSAARQLTQLILARAHGKPGDAGQPNPHPAAW; encoded by the coding sequence ATGGAATTACGGCATCTGAAATATTTCCTGGCAGTGGCCGAGGAGCGCCAGTTCACGCGCGCCGCGGCGCGGCTATTCATCGAGCAGCCGCCGCTGTCGCAACAGATCCGCGCGCTGGAGAATGAGCTGGGTTTCGCGCTGTTCTCGCGGCTGCCGCGCGGGGTCGAGCCCACGCCGGCCGGCGAGTCGTTCGCCGACGACGTCCGGCAGGCGCTTTCCCTGCTCGATCTGGCGGTACGCAAGGCCGCGCGCATCGCGCGCGGAGAACTGGGCGCGGTAGCCGTGGGCATGACCAGCTCCGCGGCATTTCATCCGCTGCCGCTGACCCTGGTGCGCGAGTTTCGCGAACGCTACCACGACGTCGCGATCGACCTGGTCGAGCTCAACGCCGCGGAAATCATCGAACGGATGTCGCGCGGGGCGATCCAGGTGGCCATTCTTCGCAAGCCGATCGACACGCCGGACGGGCTCGCCTTCGAGCCGCTGTTCGACGAAGAGATGGTGGTGGTGCTGCCCGATGGACATCGCCTGGCCCAACCCAAGCGGGGCCGTGCCGGCATTCGACTGAAGGATCTGGCCGGCGAGGACTTCGTGCTGGTGCGACGCCCCGGCGCGCCCGGTATCTACGCGGACTTTCTCGCCGCCTGCCGCGCCAGCGGTTTCGAGCCGCGCGTGGTGCAGGAAGTCCCGCGCATGGCGGCCGGCATCAATCTGGTGGCCGCCGGGCTCGGCATCACGGTAGTGCCGGCCTCGATGCAGCGCTACGGCCAGCACAGCGTCGTATTCCGGCGCCTCGCGCACAGCACGCGGGTCTCGGCGCCGCTGCATCTGGCTTACCGCGCCGCCGAGCCCAACAGCGCCGCGCGGCAACTCACGCAGCTGATCCTGGCGCGCGCGCACGGCAAGCCGGGCGACGCGGGCCAGCCGAATCCTCACCCCGCGGCGTGGTGA
- a CDS encoding tautomerase family protein codes for MPILNVKISAKPSKELTREVSGILLDLTSRILGKKPEVTSIAIDYVDPDHWIVGGRSLTEQGKSSIYFDIKVTDETNTKQEKAQYISEAFGAFSRLLGNLHEESYIYVQDVRAASYGYGGKTQEYRYHHAAG; via the coding sequence ATGCCTATCCTGAACGTCAAAATCAGCGCCAAACCATCGAAGGAGTTGACCCGCGAGGTCTCCGGCATCCTGCTCGATCTCACCTCGCGGATTCTCGGGAAAAAGCCCGAGGTCACGTCGATCGCGATCGATTACGTCGATCCGGATCATTGGATCGTCGGCGGCCGCTCGCTCACCGAGCAGGGCAAGAGCAGCATCTATTTCGACATCAAGGTCACCGACGAGACCAACACCAAGCAGGAGAAGGCGCAATACATCAGCGAGGCATTCGGTGCCTTCTCGCGCTTGCTGGGCAATCTGCATGAAGAGAGCTACATCTACGTGCAGGACGTGCGCGCCGCGTCATATGGCTATGGCGGAAAGACCCAGGAGTACCGCTATCACCACGCCGCGGGGTGA
- a CDS encoding MarR family winged helix-turn-helix transcriptional regulator, which yields MFDHCLYFNTSALARQLEREWAAAFQPFGLTPPQAFMLRAILEQPGMLQRELAQTLAIARPTATRALDGLAAKQLIERRCLQRDGRELEIHPTAQALAIKRALNEASGRVTARLKKVLGANEFAAVVDKVRDTRSAIE from the coding sequence ATGTTCGATCACTGCCTTTACTTCAATACGTCGGCACTGGCGCGCCAGCTCGAGCGCGAGTGGGCGGCCGCGTTCCAGCCGTTCGGGCTGACGCCGCCGCAGGCATTCATGCTGCGGGCGATCCTCGAACAGCCGGGCATGCTGCAGCGGGAGCTGGCCCAGACCCTGGCGATTGCGCGGCCAACCGCCACCCGCGCGCTCGACGGGCTTGCGGCCAAGCAGTTGATCGAGCGCCGCTGCCTGCAGCGCGACGGGCGCGAATTGGAGATTCACCCCACCGCGCAGGCGCTGGCGATCAAGCGAGCGCTCAACGAGGCCAGCGGCAGGGTCACGGCACGCTTGAAGAAGGTATTGGGAGCGAACGAGTTTGCCGCGGTGGTCGATAAGGTGCGCGACACCCGCTCGGCGATCGAGTGA
- a CDS encoding cupin domain-containing protein — protein sequence MSSKYFVRLSDVPGYHPANHHGTTNRRLISPDTVGARHMEILHGTIEKNQGALPHAHPDLEQACYVLAGRALVQVGDEPQREVVPGDAVFFPAGVPHVVTAVSDEPLQLLVIYAPPYGENPAQVVR from the coding sequence ATGTCCTCCAAATACTTCGTGCGCCTGTCCGACGTGCCCGGCTATCACCCGGCCAACCACCACGGCACCACCAACCGCCGCCTGATCTCGCCCGACACCGTCGGCGCGCGGCACATGGAAATCCTGCACGGCACCATCGAAAAGAACCAGGGCGCGCTGCCGCATGCCCACCCCGATCTGGAGCAGGCCTGCTACGTGCTGGCCGGGCGCGCGCTGGTTCAGGTGGGCGACGAGCCGCAGCGCGAAGTCGTGCCGGGCGATGCGGTGTTCTTCCCGGCCGGCGTGCCGCATGTGGTCACGGCCGTCAGCGACGAACCGCTGCAATTGCTGGTGATCTACGCGCCGCCATACGGCGAGAATCCGGCCCAGGTGGTGCGCTAG
- a CDS encoding patatin-like phospholipase family protein has protein sequence MRNKTVTIGLQGGGSHGAFTWGVLDRLLEDGRIDIEGISGASAGAMNAVVLAHGLMLGGRDGARQALKDFWESVATGALPGGIASPGTMPLGDGTQGGAAAAMKAYLFMTRFFSPYQLNPLGMNPLRDILSRQIDFERMRAECAVALFIATTRVSTGTLRLFGTRELTLDVLLASACLPTLHHSIEIDGEAYWDGGLSANPPIAPLLHQCAANDLVLVLLQPSPNRETPASADEISRRLTEISFNTAFSTELRALVQAKWAAERAFFSFGRLDRRLRHFYLHLIDSPAFMSRLHTLSKANTDAAFIAALRDEGRRSAGQWLTRNFARLGSRSTCELDTLLP, from the coding sequence ATGCGCAATAAAACGGTAACGATCGGCTTGCAAGGCGGCGGCTCGCACGGCGCGTTTACATGGGGTGTGCTCGACCGTCTGCTGGAGGACGGGCGCATCGACATCGAGGGCATCAGCGGCGCGAGCGCCGGCGCGATGAACGCGGTGGTGCTCGCGCATGGCCTTATGCTTGGCGGGCGCGACGGCGCGCGTCAGGCGCTGAAGGATTTCTGGGAAAGTGTGGCGACCGGCGCGCTGCCTGGCGGCATCGCCTCGCCCGGCACCATGCCGCTGGGCGACGGCACCCAGGGCGGCGCGGCGGCGGCGATGAAGGCGTATTTGTTCATGACGCGTTTTTTTTCGCCGTATCAGCTCAATCCGCTGGGAATGAATCCGCTGCGCGACATCCTGAGCCGGCAGATCGATTTCGAACGCATGCGCGCCGAGTGTGCAGTCGCGCTTTTCATCGCCACCACGCGCGTCAGTACCGGCACGCTCAGGCTGTTCGGCACCCGCGAGCTTACGCTCGACGTGCTGCTGGCCTCGGCCTGCCTGCCGACCCTGCATCACAGCATCGAGATCGACGGCGAGGCCTATTGGGACGGCGGGCTGAGCGCCAATCCGCCGATCGCGCCGCTGTTGCACCAGTGCGCCGCCAACGATTTGGTGCTGGTGCTGCTGCAGCCCTCGCCCAACCGCGAGACGCCCGCCTCGGCCGACGAGATTTCGCGGCGCCTGACCGAGATCAGTTTCAACACGGCATTCTCGACCGAACTGCGCGCGCTGGTGCAGGCGAAATGGGCCGCCGAGCGCGCGTTCTTTTCATTTGGCCGCCTCGATCGGCGCTTGCGGCATTTCTATTTGCATCTGATCGACTCGCCGGCCTTCATGAGTCGCTTGCATACGCTGAGCAAGGCCAACACCGACGCCGCATTTATCGCCGCGTTGCGCGACGAGGGACGACGCAGCGCCGGCCAATGGCTGACGCGCAATTTCGCCCGTCTTGGCTCGCGCTCGACGTGCGAGCTCGACACGCTGCTGCCGTGA
- a CDS encoding gamma-glutamyltransferase family protein, translated as MQFTTRPELIGTFGMVASTHWLASSVGMAVLEKGGNAFDAAAAAGFVLQIVEPHLNGPGGELPVVFYSAAQDRVRVLCAQGVTPAAMTIERMHALGLDVVPGTGLLPAVVPGAFGGWMALLRDYGQLPLAEVLGYAIDYAENGYPVLPRVASSILAAETFFQNEWPTSAEVWLRDGKAPAPHTLMRNPGIAATYRRLLAEAGAVSDRAEQCERARLAFYQGFVAEAIDTFFRTTAVLDTSGRRNAGLLTADDLARWAPTYEEPASYEYAGLRVHKTGPWGQGPVFLQQLALLKRFDLAAMDPAGPEFVHTVVECAKLAFADRDIFYGDPDFCEVPLQTLLSDAYNDARSRLVDARHASRELRPGQLGDSDARLATILANAGRAQTGGFGQGEPTFAPLPELKGDTVHLDVVDRWGNMVSATPSGGWLQASPAVPELGFCITTRGQMFWMAPGLPSSLGPGRRPRTTLTPTLVTREGKPYAAFGSPGGDQQDQWSLQMFVKHVHHGMNFQLAIDAPTFQTAHFPASFYPRAMQLGHLAIEGRYSPATLAALRERGHDLQVMDDWALGRLCAVGVRGGLLRAAATPRLMQAYAVGR; from the coding sequence ATGCAGTTCACCACGCGCCCGGAATTGATCGGGACTTTCGGCATGGTTGCGTCGACGCACTGGCTGGCCAGCAGCGTCGGCATGGCGGTTTTGGAAAAAGGCGGCAACGCCTTCGATGCGGCCGCCGCCGCAGGTTTCGTACTGCAAATCGTCGAGCCTCATCTGAATGGCCCCGGCGGTGAGTTGCCGGTGGTGTTCTACAGTGCGGCGCAAGACCGCGTACGCGTGCTGTGCGCACAGGGCGTCACGCCGGCGGCCATGACCATCGAGCGCATGCACGCGCTGGGCCTGGACGTGGTGCCGGGCACGGGGCTCCTGCCGGCGGTGGTCCCCGGCGCCTTCGGCGGCTGGATGGCGTTGCTGCGCGACTACGGCCAGCTGCCGCTGGCCGAGGTGCTCGGCTATGCGATCGACTACGCCGAAAACGGCTATCCGGTGCTGCCGCGCGTGGCATCGTCGATTCTCGCGGCCGAAACATTTTTTCAAAACGAATGGCCCACCTCGGCCGAGGTCTGGCTGCGCGATGGCAAGGCGCCCGCGCCGCACACCCTGATGCGCAATCCCGGCATCGCCGCGACTTATCGGCGCCTGCTGGCCGAGGCCGGCGCGGTGAGCGATCGCGCCGAGCAATGCGAGCGCGCGCGCCTGGCGTTCTACCAGGGCTTCGTGGCCGAGGCGATCGACACGTTCTTCCGCACCACCGCGGTGCTCGATACCTCCGGGCGGCGTAACGCGGGCTTGCTTACCGCCGACGATCTCGCGCGGTGGGCGCCGACCTATGAGGAGCCGGCGAGCTATGAGTACGCGGGACTGCGCGTGCACAAGACAGGCCCGTGGGGGCAGGGGCCGGTATTCCTGCAGCAGTTGGCCTTGCTCAAGCGCTTCGACCTGGCGGCGATGGACCCGGCCGGACCCGAGTTCGTCCACACGGTGGTCGAATGCGCGAAGCTTGCGTTCGCCGATCGCGATATCTTTTACGGCGATCCGGACTTTTGCGAAGTGCCGTTGCAGACCTTGCTCAGCGACGCATACAACGACGCGCGCAGCCGTCTGGTCGATGCGCGCCACGCGTCGCGCGAGCTGCGCCCGGGCCAGCTGGGCGATAGCGACGCGCGGCTCGCGACCATCCTGGCCAACGCCGGACGCGCGCAGACCGGCGGCTTCGGCCAGGGCGAGCCGACCTTCGCGCCGCTGCCCGAGCTCAAGGGCGACACCGTGCACCTGGACGTGGTCGACCGCTGGGGCAACATGGTGTCGGCCACGCCCTCGGGCGGCTGGCTGCAGGCCTCGCCGGCGGTGCCCGAGCTGGGCTTTTGCATCACCACGCGCGGCCAGATGTTCTGGATGGCGCCGGGCTTGCCGTCCAGTCTCGGACCCGGGCGGCGCCCGCGCACCACGCTCACGCCGACATTGGTCACGCGCGAGGGCAAGCCTTATGCCGCGTTCGGCTCGCCCGGCGGCGACCAGCAGGACCAATGGTCGCTGCAGATGTTCGTCAAGCACGTGCACCACGGCATGAACTTTCAGCTGGCGATCGATGCGCCGACCTTCCAGACCGCGCATTTTCCGGCGTCGTTCTACCCGCGCGCGATGCAGCTCGGCCATCTCGCGATCGAGGGGCGCTACTCCCCCGCCACGCTGGCGGCGTTGCGCGAACGCGGCCACGACCTGCAGGTGATGGACGACTGGGCGCTCGGGCGCCTGTGCGCGGTCGGCGTGCGTGGCGGCTTGCTGCGCGCCGCGGCCACGCCGCGCCTGATGCAGGCATACGCGGTCGGACGCTGA